The Branchiostoma floridae strain S238N-H82 unplaced genomic scaffold, Bfl_VNyyK Sc7u5tJ_1583, whole genome shotgun sequence nucleotide sequence GAAAGCAGTGGACACTTCTAGAATGTTTCCAAACCGCTCCACCAGTAAGGAACATGCATCAACAATAGACCACGCGACTAAGAAGATGGAACGGGTGAGCGACCCTAAAACGACGTATGTCATACTACACGTGGCTTCAAACGACCTGGATAATAGCCAGAGAGACACCTCCTCTGTACAAGACTGTCTCGATAAAACAACAGAGCTTATCTCATGCGCCAAGACATCTTTCCCCAATGCCACAATCGTCCTATCACAAGTACTCCCCAGAGGACACAACATGGACTCAAacttaaacaaaaacattaaggACTACAACCAGGCCGTTCTGCAACGAAGCAAGGATGACAGTAAGACTCTGTATGTCCGCCACAAGAAACTATCCACAACACGACAGCTCTACAAACGTGATGGAATCCACCTGGACGACACGACGGGGACCAGCCTGCTGGTTGCAGATTTAAAGCGCACCATGCGTTCTGCCGAGAACAGGTCCACTTACAGTGGCAGCGGCACTTACACACCTCCCGACACATCAGCAAGGGAGCGCCAGGGGCCACGACAAAGACAGGATCGCCAGTACCACAACGCTCGAACGCCTCAGCACCAGAGCCAGGACAGGCCCACAGGACCTCGCCATGATGCTGGAAGCTACCCACTAGGTGACTGGAGCCGCCGCCCGAACCTACACGCGTCCCAGATTCCACAACAGAAAATCATGGACATAGCGTACAAACTGTCCGAGATGCTGATGAACATTTGAGCTACATATGGGAAACAATGGCACCGTCCATCGAAGGGAAGTCTTACTTTATTATGTCCTAATATCCCAATATGAGCATGTtatgttttcttaaaagatgAAATAGTGTACGACCGGTACGTACTCATCTATAAGTT carries:
- the LOC118408419 gene encoding uncharacterized protein LOC118408419; this encodes MVGADTLQTNHTETISEAIDTTPNVEQTQPASHSTDRRQPVPTRDTREVRVYTDSIWKAVDTSRMFPNRSTSKEHASTIDHATKKMERVSDPKTTYVILHVASNDLDNSQRDTSSVQDCLDKTTELISCAKTSFPNATIVLSQVLPRGHNMDSNLNKNIKDYNQAVLQRSKDDSKTLYVRHKKLSTTRQLYKRDGIHLDDTTGTSLLVADLKRTMRSAENRSTYSGSGTYTPPDTSARERQGPRQRQDRQYHNARTPQHQSQDRPTGPRHDAGSYPLGDWSRRPNLHASQIPQQKIMDIAYKLSEMLMNI